From one Kwoniella dejecticola CBS 10117 chromosome 2, complete sequence genomic stretch:
- a CDS encoding serine/threonine-protein phosphatase ppe1, translating to MTGLSSDPDQWIAHIRQCKHLPERQMKLLCSRVRDLLLEESNVHLVQSPVTICGDIHGQFWDVLEIFRQGGEAPETSYIFMGDFVDRGYYSLETLSLLLAYKARYPDKITLLRGNHESRQITQVYGFYDECMQKYGNPSVWKACCTLFDHLNLAAIIDSSILCVHGGLSPDIKTLDQIRIIPRAQEVPHEGAFCDLMWSDPDEVESWSVSPRGAGWLFGGKVTAEFNHVNSLKLIARAHQLVQEGYKHMFDDSLVTVWSAPNYCYRCGNSASIMQVDEHGKTSFKVYGAARENDTDLKNPALRRMGTPSYFV from the exons ATGACTGGATTATcatcagatccagatcaatgGATCGCGCAC ATACGGCAATGTAAACATCTCCCTGAACGGCAGATGAAATTACTCTGTTCGAGAGTACGCGATCTGTTACTGGAAGAAAGTAATGTCCATCTAGTCCAGTCTCCCGTGACGATCTGCGGGGATATACACGGACAGTTCTGGGATGTGTTGGAGATTTTCAGGCAGGGAGGTGAAGCCCCTGAGACTAGTTATATATTTATG GGTGATTTTGTCGATCGAGGATACTATTCACTGGAAACTTTATCATTGTTATTAGCATATAAAGCTCG GTATCCTGATAAGATAACACTGTTAAGAGGGAATCACGAGTCTCGACAGATCACTCAAGTATACGGGTTCTATG ACGAATGTATGCAGAAATACGGGAATCCGTCAGTATGGAAAGCGTGTTGTACTTTGTTCGATCATCTGAATTTGGCTGCG ATCATCGACTCCTCGATACTGTGTGTCCACGGAGGATTATCACCAGACATCAAGACGTTAGATCAGATACGGATAATACCCCGAGCGCAGGAAGTGCCTCATGAAGGAGCGTTCTGTG ACCTCATGTGGTCAGATCCGGACGAAGTGGAATCCTGGTCCGTCAGTCCGAGAGGTGCAGGATGGTTATTCGGTGGGAAAGTGACTGCTGAG TTCAATCACGTCAATTCGCTCAAGTTGATCGCCAGAGCACATCAACTCGTCCAAGAAGGCTATAAACACATGTTCGACGATTCGCTCGTAACAGTCTGGTCGGCGCCGAATTACTGTTATCGATGCGGGAACTCGGCGAGCATCATGCAGGTGGATGAGCATGGCAAGACGAGTTTCAAGGTGTATGGAGCTGCGAGAGAGAATGATACGGATTTGAAGAATCCTGctttgaggaggatg GGTACACCATCATATTTCGTCTAA
- a CDS encoding serine-tRNA ligase: protein MIDLLHLQADKGGNPEIIRESQKKRGASVELVDEVIEIFASHKQAQFEKEQAQRNLNALQKEIGQIKKAKGDASELLAKKAELDKQIADLVAKAKELEELRDKKAGLIGNIVDERNAVSMDEDDNPILRVWHPEPNHKGNSGTGLSIEDKSTDVLSHHEVLYRLEAYDTDRGVKVFGHRGFYLTNDGVDLNQALISYGLDFLRKRQYKKVQPPFMIKKDIMAATAQLSEFDEALYKVTGDTDDRYLIATSEQPISAMHMDENIPPQNLPYRYAGYSTCFRKEAGSHGKDTWGIFRVHQFEKVEQFIICEPENSPAELDRMVETSREFYESLGIPYRVVNIVSGALNNAASIKYDLEAWFPFQGEYKELVSCSNCTDYQSRSLNVRLGFKTKDSKVGFVHMLNGTLCATERALCCVVENYQTPEGLRIPKVLQPYMQGRDFLPYTAELPKGTTSQKQKK, encoded by the exons ATGATCGACTTACTGCATC TCCAAGCTGATAAAGGAGGAAACCCCGAAATCATTCGAGAATCCCAGAAAAAGAGAGGCGCAAGCGTAGAGCTCGTAGACGAAGTTATTGAGATTTTCGCTTCTCACAAACAAG CTCAATTTGAGaaagaacaagctcaacgaAATCTCAATGCCCTCCAAAAGGAAATAGgtcaaatcaagaaagccaaaggAGATGCCTCGGAGCTCTTAGCTAAGAAAGCTGAGCTGGACAAGCAGATTGCCGACTTGGTAGCTAAAGCCAAAGAGCTGGAGGAACTTCGAGATAAGAAGGCTGGGTTGATTGGGAATATCGTTGATGAGCGAAATGCCGTCTCTatggacgag GACGACAACCCGATTTTACGAGTTTGGCATCCCGAGCCCAATCACAAGGGGAACTCCGGCACTGGGTTATCCATCGAAGACAAATCCACGGACGTCCTTTCGCACCATGAAGTCCTTTACAGACTCGAGGCGTACGACACGGATCGAGGAGTCAAGGTGTTCGGTCACAGAGGATTTTACTTGACGAATGATGGAGTGGACCTGAACCAAGCGTTGATTTCCTACGGTTTGGATTTCTTGAGGAAAAGACAATACAAGAAAGTGCAACCCCCCTtcatgatcaagaaagacatCATGGCTGCCACGGCTCAACTTTCCGAGTTCGACGAAGCACTGTACAAAGTGACTGGAGATACCGATGATAGGTATTTGATCGCCACCTCCGAACAACCGATTTCTGCTATGCACATGGACGAGAATATCCCCCCGCAGAACCTTCCTTATAG ATACGCTGGATACTCAACGTGTTTCAGGAAAGAAGCCGGATCTCATGGAAAAGATACTTGGGGTATTTTCAGAGTGCACCAATTCGAAAAAGTGGAACAG TTCATCATCTGCGAGCCGGAAAACTCCCCAGCAGAGCTTGACCGAATGGTAGAAACCTCTCGAGAGTTTTACGAGTCTCTCGGAATCCCTTACAGAGTGGTCAACATCGTTTCCGGAGCATTGAACAATGCCGCTTCAATAAAATACGATTTGGAAGCTTGGTTCCCCTTCCAAGGTGAATACAAGGAGTTGGTCAGTTGCTCAAACTGTACAGATTACC AATCCAGGTCATTGAATGTGCGACTCGGGTTCAAGACTAAAGATAGCAAGGTCGGCTTCGTACACATGTTGAACGGTACACTGTGTGCGACCGAACGAGCATTATGTTGTGTAGTTGAGAACTACCAAACTccagag GGTTTGAGAATTCCTAAAGTCCTTCAACCATATATGCAAGGTAGAGACTTCTTGCCGTACACAGCGGAGTTGCCAAAGGGGACTACCAgccaaaagcaaaagaaaTAG